Proteins encoded in a region of the Cygnus olor isolate bCygOlo1 chromosome 4, bCygOlo1.pri.v2, whole genome shotgun sequence genome:
- the ABCG2 gene encoding broad substrate specificity ATP-binding cassette transporter ABCG2 isoform X2 gives MICDLNWKKKQSHCILRVSTYDNKCCLSSPFSFFALSVMLTAIASSGSCASALVIADSIGDTRNETRGKMAGGQSHINIQMSESSTNGIPSSKQSSPDLANQGGSTLTFHNISYHVKVKSGFLCCRKTASKEVLRDLNGIMRPGLNAILGPTGSGKSSLLDILAARKDPHGLSGDILINGAPQPANFKCTSGYVVQDDVVMGTLTIRENFQFSAALRLPKSVKEQDRNERVNQIIRELGLSKVADSKIGTQFTRGVSGGERKRTNIGMELITDPTILFLDEPTTGLDASTANAVLLLLKRMAKQGKTIIFSIHQPRYSIFRLFDSLTLLAAGRMLYHGPAQQTIAYFQSIGYECEPYNNPADFFLDIINGDSTAVVVNKTDEANSESIEEHIEYNTTLAEKLAEKYCNSAYYQETKAILENISLGNTKKTKAFFRQITYTNSFCHQLKWVSRRTFKNLVGNPQASIAQVVVTVFLGLIVGAIFFGLKNDTAGLQNRVGAMFFLTTNQCFSSISAIELFVVEKKIFIHEYISGYYGTAAYFISKLMADLIPMRSLPSIIFTCITYFMLGLKPTAEAFFIMLFTLTMVSYTATSMALAIATGQNVVAVANLFMTITFVFMIIFSGLLVNLTSIMSWLSWLKYFSIPRYGMTALQINELSGLNFCTISNNTGLPGKNNFQQLIPMWCTGDQYLENQGIDVSTWGLWQNHVALACMTVIFLAISYLKLHFMKKFS, from the exons ATGATCTGTGAcctcaactggaaaaaaaaacaatcacattGCATTCTAAGGGTGAGTACCTATGACAACAAGTGCTGTTTGTCATCTccgttttccttttttgctttatCAGTCATGCTGACAGCGATAGCCTCCTCTGGGTCATGTGCTAGTGCTCTGGTTATTGCTGACTCAATAGGGGATACCCGAAATGAGACCAG AGGAAAAATGGCAGGAGGCCAGTCCCACATAAACATTCAGATGTCAGAGTCGAGTACAAACGGCATCCCGAGCAGCAAGCAGTCCTCTCCAGACTTGGCAAACCAGGGAGGAAGCACACTAACTTTCCACAACATCTCCTACCACGTGAAGGTGAAGTCCGGGTTCCTGTGCTGTAGAAAAACAGCCAGTAAAGAAGTTTTGAGAGATCTCAA TGGCATCATGAGACCAGGACTGAATGCAATTTTGGGGCCCACTGGCAGTGGTAAATCTTC GCTGCTCGACATTTTGGCTGCAAGGAAAGACCCTCACGGGCTTTCTGGTGACATTTTGATCAATGGAGCTCCTCAGCCTGCCAACTTTAAATGTACCTCTGGATACGTAGTGCAG gATGATGTGGTGATGGGAACCCTGACCATCAGAGAAAACTTCCAGTTCTCAGCAGCACTCCGTTTGCCAAAGTCTGTGAAGGAGCAGGACAGAAATGAACGAGTTAATCAGATCATCAGGGAGCTGGGTTTGAGCAAAGTGGCGGACTCCAAG ATTGGCACCCAGTTCACTCGTGGGGTGTCGGGGGGAGAGCGGAAAAGGACCAATATCGGGATGGAGCTCATCACAGATCCCACCATCCTCTTTTTGGATGAACCAACCACTGGACTGGATGCCAGCACTGCTAACGCCGTCCTGCTGCTACTGAAAAG GAtggcaaagcaaggaaaaacaatcatCTTCTCCATCCACCAGCCACGGTACTCCATATTCCGTCTGTTTGACAGCTTGACACTCCTGGCCGCGGGGCGGATGCTGTACCACGGCCCCGCTCAGCAGACCATCGCCTACTTCCAATCTATCG GCTACGAGTGCGAGCCTTACAACAATCCTGCCGACTTCTTCCTGGACATCATCAACGGGGACTCCACGGCGGTGGTGGTGAACAAGACCGATGAAGCCAACTCAG AGAGCATTGAAGAACACATTGAATACAACACAACCTTGGCTGAAAAGTtagcagaaaaatactgcaaCTCTGCCTACTaccaagaaacaaaagcaatactAGAGAATATTTCTTTgggaaatacaaagaaaacaaaagcatttttcagacaaattaCGTATACCAATTCCTTCTGTCATCAGCTGAAGTGGGTGTCCAGGCGCACGTTCAAAAATCTGGTAGGAAACCCTCAAGCTTCCATAGCTCAG GTGGTTGTTACAGTTTTCCTGGGACTGATTGTAGGTGCCATTTTCTTTGGACTTAAAAACGACACCGCCGGCCTCCAGAACAG AGTTGGTGCCATGTTCTTTCTGACCACCAACCAGTGCTTCAGCAGTATTTCAGCTATTGAACTCTTTGTTGTGGAAAAGAAGATATTTAT ACATGAGTATATCAGCGGATACTATGGAACAGCTGCATATTTCATCTCAAAGCTAATGGCTGATTTGATACCCATGAGGAGTTTACCGAGCATCATCTTCACCTGCATAACATACTTCATGTTAG gtCTGAAACCGACAGCAGAAGCCTTCTTTATAATGCTCTTCACCCTTACGATGGTGTCCTACACAGCCACTTCCATGGCTCTAGCCATTGCAACAGGACAGAACGTGGTCGCTGTAGCCAACCTATTCATGACtatcacatttgtttttatgatt ATTTTCTCTGGGTTGCTGGTAAATCTCACGAGCATCATGTCCTGGCTTTCCTGGCTCAAGTACTTTAGCATCCCTCGATATGGAATGACA gcATTACAAATTAATGAACTGTCTGGTCTGAACTTTTGCACCATCAGTAACAACACAGGGTTACCTGGCAAGAATAACTTTCAACAGCTAATCCCTAT GTGGTGTACTGGAGACCAGTATCTTGAAAATCAAGGCATTGACGTGAGTACCTGGGGCCTGTGGCAGAATCATGTGGCTCTTGCCTGCATGACAGTAATATTCCTTGCAATTTCATACCTGAAACTCCACTTCATGAAGAAGTTTTCTTaa
- the ABCG2 gene encoding broad substrate specificity ATP-binding cassette transporter ABCG2 isoform X1 — protein sequence MICDLNWKKKQSHCILRVSTYDNKCCLSSPFSFFALSVMLTAIASSGSCASALVIADSIGDTRNETRGKMAGGQSHINIQMSESSTNGIPSSKQSSPDLANQGGSTLTFHNISYHVKVKSGFLCCRKTASKEVLRDLNGIMRPGLNAILGPTGSGKSSLLDILAARKDPHGLSGDILINGAPQPANFKCTSGYVVQDDVVMGTLTIRENFQFSAALRLPKSVKEQDRNERVNQIIRELGLSKVADSKIGTQFTRGVSGGERKRTNIGMELITDPTILFLDEPTTGLDASTANAVLLLLKRMAKQGKTIIFSIHQPRYSIFRLFDSLTLLAAGRMLYHGPAQQTIAYFQSIGYECEPYNNPADFFLDIINGDSTAVVVNKTDEANSAESIEEHIEYNTTLAEKLAEKYCNSAYYQETKAILENISLGNTKKTKAFFRQITYTNSFCHQLKWVSRRTFKNLVGNPQASIAQVVVTVFLGLIVGAIFFGLKNDTAGLQNRVGAMFFLTTNQCFSSISAIELFVVEKKIFIHEYISGYYGTAAYFISKLMADLIPMRSLPSIIFTCITYFMLGKYCLPQFCYTPPHPQQINKALTCVYVHVYT from the exons ATGATCTGTGAcctcaactggaaaaaaaaacaatcacattGCATTCTAAGGGTGAGTACCTATGACAACAAGTGCTGTTTGTCATCTccgttttccttttttgctttatCAGTCATGCTGACAGCGATAGCCTCCTCTGGGTCATGTGCTAGTGCTCTGGTTATTGCTGACTCAATAGGGGATACCCGAAATGAGACCAG AGGAAAAATGGCAGGAGGCCAGTCCCACATAAACATTCAGATGTCAGAGTCGAGTACAAACGGCATCCCGAGCAGCAAGCAGTCCTCTCCAGACTTGGCAAACCAGGGAGGAAGCACACTAACTTTCCACAACATCTCCTACCACGTGAAGGTGAAGTCCGGGTTCCTGTGCTGTAGAAAAACAGCCAGTAAAGAAGTTTTGAGAGATCTCAA TGGCATCATGAGACCAGGACTGAATGCAATTTTGGGGCCCACTGGCAGTGGTAAATCTTC GCTGCTCGACATTTTGGCTGCAAGGAAAGACCCTCACGGGCTTTCTGGTGACATTTTGATCAATGGAGCTCCTCAGCCTGCCAACTTTAAATGTACCTCTGGATACGTAGTGCAG gATGATGTGGTGATGGGAACCCTGACCATCAGAGAAAACTTCCAGTTCTCAGCAGCACTCCGTTTGCCAAAGTCTGTGAAGGAGCAGGACAGAAATGAACGAGTTAATCAGATCATCAGGGAGCTGGGTTTGAGCAAAGTGGCGGACTCCAAG ATTGGCACCCAGTTCACTCGTGGGGTGTCGGGGGGAGAGCGGAAAAGGACCAATATCGGGATGGAGCTCATCACAGATCCCACCATCCTCTTTTTGGATGAACCAACCACTGGACTGGATGCCAGCACTGCTAACGCCGTCCTGCTGCTACTGAAAAG GAtggcaaagcaaggaaaaacaatcatCTTCTCCATCCACCAGCCACGGTACTCCATATTCCGTCTGTTTGACAGCTTGACACTCCTGGCCGCGGGGCGGATGCTGTACCACGGCCCCGCTCAGCAGACCATCGCCTACTTCCAATCTATCG GCTACGAGTGCGAGCCTTACAACAATCCTGCCGACTTCTTCCTGGACATCATCAACGGGGACTCCACGGCGGTGGTGGTGAACAAGACCGATGAAGCCAACTCAG CAGAGAGCATTGAAGAACACATTGAATACAACACAACCTTGGCTGAAAAGTtagcagaaaaatactgcaaCTCTGCCTACTaccaagaaacaaaagcaatactAGAGAATATTTCTTTgggaaatacaaagaaaacaaaagcatttttcagacaaattaCGTATACCAATTCCTTCTGTCATCAGCTGAAGTGGGTGTCCAGGCGCACGTTCAAAAATCTGGTAGGAAACCCTCAAGCTTCCATAGCTCAG GTGGTTGTTACAGTTTTCCTGGGACTGATTGTAGGTGCCATTTTCTTTGGACTTAAAAACGACACCGCCGGCCTCCAGAACAG AGTTGGTGCCATGTTCTTTCTGACCACCAACCAGTGCTTCAGCAGTATTTCAGCTATTGAACTCTTTGTTGTGGAAAAGAAGATATTTAT ACATGAGTATATCAGCGGATACTATGGAACAGCTGCATATTTCATCTCAAAGCTAATGGCTGATTTGATACCCATGAGGAGTTTACCGAGCATCATCTTCACCTGCATAACATACTTCATGTTAGGCAAGTATTGCCTTCCACAGTTCTGTtacaccccaccccacccccaacaAATTAACAAGGCTCTCACTtgtgtatatgtacatgtatatacgTAG